Proteins encoded within one genomic window of Posidoniimonas corsicana:
- a CDS encoding glycosyltransferase family 9 protein — MSTPQRLLIVRLTAIGDVIHGVPALCAIRRAHPDAHISWVVEGAGAQLLDGHPALDEVIRAPRRWYRSWRQIRELRATLRERSFDTAVDLQCLTKSALAAYLSGARRRLGVAGRHGRELSRVLNNERTLVRANHVIDQYLGVLAPLGIDTPRVEFRLPETDADAAFADGLLSDYALQRRGFVIMNPGAGWTSKRWPPERYGELAARLLRSHGVPTLVAWAGEEERTLAETILRSSDAAARLAPDTSLTQLAALERRAALFVGSDTGPMHLAVAVGTPAISLHGPSVASWCGAYGENNRRVQVELDESPGRKQPGADDYAMRAIGVDLVAEHCDEMLPGILAARGEAA; from the coding sequence GTGAGCACACCCCAGCGACTGCTAATTGTCCGGCTGACCGCCATCGGCGACGTTATCCACGGCGTCCCCGCGCTCTGCGCGATCCGTCGAGCGCACCCCGATGCGCACATCAGCTGGGTAGTGGAGGGCGCCGGCGCGCAGCTGCTGGACGGCCACCCCGCGCTGGATGAGGTGATCCGCGCGCCGCGGCGGTGGTACCGCAGCTGGCGCCAGATCCGCGAGCTGCGGGCAACCCTCCGCGAGAGAAGTTTTGACACGGCCGTCGACCTGCAGTGCCTGACCAAGAGCGCGCTGGCCGCCTACCTGAGCGGCGCGCGGCGTCGGCTGGGTGTGGCGGGGCGGCACGGTCGCGAGCTGAGCCGCGTGCTCAACAACGAGCGGACGCTCGTCCGCGCCAACCACGTGATCGACCAGTACCTGGGCGTGCTGGCGCCGCTGGGAATCGACACCCCGCGGGTCGAGTTCCGCCTGCCGGAGACCGACGCCGACGCCGCCTTCGCCGATGGCCTGCTGAGCGACTACGCGCTGCAACGCCGCGGCTTTGTCATTATGAACCCGGGCGCCGGCTGGACGTCCAAGCGCTGGCCGCCGGAGCGGTACGGAGAACTCGCCGCGCGGCTGCTCCGCTCGCACGGCGTGCCGACGCTGGTCGCCTGGGCTGGCGAGGAGGAGCGGACCCTGGCCGAGACCATCCTCCGCAGCAGCGACGCCGCCGCGCGGTTGGCGCCGGACACCTCGCTCACCCAGCTCGCCGCGCTCGAACGCCGAGCGGCGCTGTTTGTCGGCTCGGATACCGGGCCGATGCATCTAGCGGTGGCGGTTGGCACGCCGGCCATCAGCCTCCACGGGCCGAGCGTCGCCTCGTGGTGCGGCGCGTACGGCGAGAACAACCGACGGGTCCAGGTCGAGCTCGACGAGTCGCCCGGCCGCAAGCAGCCCGGCGCCGACGACTACGCGATGCGGGCCATCGGCGTCGACCTAGTTGCCGAGCACTGCGACGAGATGTTGCCCGGCATCCTGGCGGCGCGGGGGGAGGCCGCATGA
- a CDS encoding glycosyltransferase family 9 protein: MRVLLIRLSSLGDVLFATPAISALAERYPGVRIDFATYKRFGGALAHHPLVDRLLLLPKKQLSVAAKRGAVAEASRTLSAFISELRAERYDLIVDLHNVTDSALVARGARGERRVGNSRQPLSRLFSDRFDFDDRNETGREHSAFSNLRYLVEAGWLGKELLQTEPRLAFHTPESAKQNVDRFLYDHQLQGRELIGLNPGGSYEYKRWPASRFAEVGARLQAQTGMPLLLFGGPSEQEAVQRVASGIPGPVIDTSPLPFFEAFELISRLRLFVTNDSAPLHVACAAGTPTVGLYGPANFDKFYPLSPSARAVKVDVPCRPCQPKQGRACAHRDCFLQLTTARVVAACEDLLGGGVQRRAS, translated from the coding sequence ATGAGGGTACTGCTGATCCGGCTCAGTTCACTGGGCGACGTGCTGTTCGCTACGCCGGCTATCTCCGCGCTTGCCGAACGCTACCCCGGCGTGCGGATCGACTTCGCGACCTACAAGCGGTTTGGCGGAGCGCTGGCGCACCACCCGCTGGTGGACCGCCTGCTGCTGCTGCCGAAGAAGCAGCTCAGCGTCGCCGCCAAGCGGGGCGCCGTCGCCGAGGCTAGTCGGACGTTGTCGGCGTTCATCAGCGAGCTACGCGCCGAGCGCTACGACCTGATCGTCGACCTGCACAACGTGACCGACAGCGCGCTTGTCGCGCGGGGGGCGCGGGGCGAGCGGCGGGTAGGCAACAGCCGCCAGCCGCTCAGCCGGTTGTTCAGCGATCGTTTTGACTTCGACGACCGCAATGAAACGGGCCGCGAGCACTCCGCGTTCTCGAACTTGCGGTATCTGGTCGAGGCCGGGTGGCTGGGCAAAGAGCTGCTCCAGACCGAGCCACGCCTAGCGTTCCACACGCCGGAGTCTGCTAAGCAGAACGTCGACCGGTTCCTCTACGACCACCAGCTGCAGGGCAGGGAACTGATCGGGCTGAACCCGGGCGGGTCGTACGAGTACAAGCGGTGGCCCGCCAGCCGATTCGCCGAGGTTGGCGCAAGGTTGCAGGCGCAGACCGGCATGCCACTGCTGTTGTTCGGCGGGCCGTCGGAGCAGGAGGCCGTGCAGCGGGTCGCCAGCGGGATCCCGGGCCCGGTGATCGATACTTCGCCGCTGCCCTTCTTCGAGGCGTTCGAGCTGATCAGCCGGTTGCGGTTGTTCGTCACCAACGACTCGGCGCCGCTGCACGTGGCCTGCGCGGCCGGCACGCCGACGGTCGGGCTGTACGGGCCGGCCAACTTCGACAAGTTCTATCCGCTCTCGCCCTCCGCCCGGGCGGTGAAGGTGGACGTGCCCTGCCGGCCCTGCCAGCCGAAGCAGGGCCGGGCCTGCGCCCACCGTGACTGCTTCCTCCAGCTGACGACCGCCCGCGTTGTGGCGGCCTGCGAGGACCTGCTAGGCGGCGGCGTCCAGCGGCGCGCGTCCTAG